One Campylobacter concisus DNA segment encodes these proteins:
- a CDS encoding AAA family ATPase, which produces MVIAVCNEKGGSGKTNIAINLAIKLGLMKDDTLLVDADPQRSIDVFTDIRADANLPLLFNAVSKLGSSMLKEIQSLKQKYDSVVIDTGGRDSQEMRQALAVCNIAIIPVIPSDLDIAVLNKMILVFNQAKIYNPNSKALIVISKASPNPFLAKKVEALREYISEKKLEDIFLANSIIYEREAYRNAFSAGMGVSEYCKDNENAKLDFEGFFNELVNFANN; this is translated from the coding sequence ATGGTAATAGCAGTCTGCAATGAAAAAGGTGGTAGCGGAAAAACAAATATTGCTATAAATTTAGCCATAAAATTAGGTCTTATGAAAGATGACACTCTTTTAGTAGACGCTGATCCTCAAAGAAGTATAGATGTTTTTACTGATATTAGAGCTGATGCAAATTTACCACTACTATTTAATGCTGTCTCAAAACTTGGATCATCGATGTTAAAAGAGATACAAAGCTTAAAGCAAAAGTATGATAGTGTAGTAATTGATACTGGTGGACGTGATAGCCAAGAAATGAGACAAGCGTTAGCGGTTTGCAATATTGCTATTATCCCAGTTATTCCGAGCGATCTTGATATTGCCGTTTTGAACAAAATGATACTAGTTTTTAATCAAGCGAAAATTTACAATCCGAATTCAAAAGCACTAATAGTTATCTCTAAAGCTTCACCAAATCCTTTTCTAGCTAAAAAGGTAGAAGCACTACGTGAATATATTAGCGAAAAGAAGTTAGAAGATATTTTTCTAGCAAATAGCATAATCTATGAACGTGAGGCATATAGAAATGCCTTTTCAGCAGGAATGGGTGTGAGCGAATATTGCAAAGATAACGAAAACGCAAAGCTTGATTTCGAAGGCTTCTTTAACGAACTTGTCAATTTTGCTAATAATTAA
- a CDS encoding nucleotidyl transferase AbiEii/AbiGii toxin family protein produces the protein MLEQYQKDRVKLIKEILPYLGDTFVLKGGTALSLYYGLNRYSEDIDLDCTTNNMNFINKLKRHKDFSNWNINIKKDTDTVFRAMIDYGATSHYGSYPLKIEVSSRNKDLLRSKTLNFENINGVNVYCVDELIKMKGVAFSGRDKIRDFYDLGYLLQTYPDKFSKENLFGIREKIFYCGEDELNLLLKDESLQHKLISQDKIHITDTYTQDVLRRINTLLEPVIQRDATQSQKQQNDSSKAVLSRLGIAYVKKVESGVIKIKETKNTKEKER, from the coding sequence ATGCTAGAGCAATATCAAAAAGATAGAGTTAAACTTATAAAAGAAATTTTGCCATATCTTGGGGATACCTTTGTTTTAAAAGGTGGAACGGCACTTAGTTTATATTATGGGCTAAATAGATATTCAGAAGACATTGATTTGGATTGCACAACCAACAATATGAATTTTATAAACAAGCTAAAGCGCCATAAAGATTTTAGTAATTGGAATATAAATATTAAAAAAGATACCGACACTGTTTTTAGAGCAATGATAGATTATGGTGCAACCTCTCATTACGGCAGCTATCCACTAAAAATAGAAGTTAGTAGCAGAAACAAAGACCTACTGAGATCCAAGACTTTAAATTTTGAAAATATAAATGGTGTTAACGTCTATTGTGTGGATGAGCTTATAAAAATGAAAGGAGTTGCTTTTAGTGGCAGAGATAAAATTCGAGATTTTTATGATCTAGGGTATCTACTACAAACTTATCCTGACAAATTTAGCAAAGAAAATCTTTTTGGAATACGAGAAAAGATCTTTTACTGTGGCGAGGATGAACTAAATTTACTTTTAAAAGATGAAAGTTTGCAACATAAACTTATATCACAAGACAAAATTCACATAACTGATACTTATACTCAAGATGTATTAAGGCGTATCAATACTCTACTAGAGCCAGTAATACAAAGAGATGCAACACAATCTCAAAAACAGCAAAATGATAGTTCAAAAGCCGTTCTGTCTAGACTTGGTATAGCATATGTCAAAAAAGTAGAAAGTGGAGTCATAAAAATAAAAGAAACCAAGAATACAAAAGAAAAGGAAAGATAA
- a CDS encoding relaxase/mobilization nuclease domain-containing protein, whose amino-acid sequence MKGENNIPVEEIKNAAIKTIKERFLNNHFILAVHNDTDNPHCHLDLKSVDCNGKRIKISPADLDMMRDEFAKNLTDLGYKATNFSYKNKKFSKNKFPDVWDGHKPHHYKITGYGEAKYNFSLDEHTEESYYVKFETSKGKETILWGKHLRQLMEDYNITNGDYARFAVTAQEPIVKKIYDKKTKQWCEKTLYRNVWDCSVEGKREVELTPLSEAEKKKTEYKILSRSDTKVVAPSSQTKDVNPKQNKTDSSKAQILQAKQKVVENTTNIDSKKANSLNKKDFNR is encoded by the coding sequence ATGAAAGGTGAAAATAATATCCCTGTCGAGGAAATTAAAAATGCTGCAATAAAAACCATTAAAGAAAGATTTTTAAATAATCATTTTATATTAGCAGTCCATAATGACACAGATAATCCTCATTGCCATTTGGATTTAAAAAGTGTTGATTGTAATGGAAAAAGAATTAAAATTTCTCCAGCTGATTTGGATATGATGCGTGATGAGTTTGCAAAGAATTTAACCGATTTGGGATATAAAGCAACAAATTTTTCTTATAAAAATAAGAAATTTTCTAAGAATAAATTTCCAGACGTTTGGGATGGACATAAGCCGCATCATTACAAGATAACTGGATATGGTGAAGCAAAATATAATTTTTCACTAGATGAGCATACCGAAGAGTCGTATTATGTTAAATTTGAGACAAGTAAAGGGAAAGAAACTATTCTTTGGGGCAAGCATTTAAGGCAGTTAATGGAAGATTATAATATTACAAATGGAGATTATGCTAGGTTTGCAGTAACTGCTCAGGAACCGATTGTAAAGAAAATTTATGATAAAAAAACTAAACAATGGTGCGAAAAAACTCTTTATAGGAATGTGTGGGATTGTTCTGTAGAAGGAAAGAGAGAAGTTGAATTGACTCCCCTCAGTGAAGCTGAAAAGAAAAAGACTGAATATAAAATTCTTTCCAGAAGTGACACAAAAGTTGTTGCTCCATCCTCGCAAACAAAAGATGTTAATCCAAAACAAAATAAAACTGACTCAAGCAAAGCTCAAATTTTACAAGCCAAACAAAAGGTTGTGGAAAATACAACAAATATTGATAGCAAAAAAGCTAATAGTCTTAATAAAAAAGATTTTAACAGATAG
- a CDS encoding AAA family ATPase has protein sequence MKRNHHHSTTHKSTDILSNKIINVKEFTALDIENANFEWLIPNFLSKQSLNMVYAGAGAGKSMFAIHLCNYLVKNNVNLDEIVYMDADNGIDILQSRQVDKIMDNSNGKIKYILSNSSHRFTIFKKLNREFKAGEIKNRLIIIDSIRNFIKGSLSKDDNITRFMADLQGLRDKGATIIFLHHQPKQGMDKNDENYKGATAFMDSVDEAYYLQNESDSSISINDNEMIVSLKPKKKRSHTKEMVALIDTRELDLKFIEDDFIGLSDKEKISLQLAQEIIDQKGEICQSDLAIAIQKLANKNYYETVGRNTLWKLFDKFDGKLFDIKRLRGYQNCNKKVFVSRIMNKTPKSEQVNFDVHKIEVSTNDFESAKVANSNQLSINKSNLKFLTAIPVNIEPISNVDQHGYSTIRASVGGYCVDIEIINNDLDPLVNELKQCIKDYDKENSYPTFFGGDELLNILLKIKTINELKIVLRSDG, from the coding sequence ATGAAGCGGAACCACCACCATAGCACAACCCACAAAAGCACTGATATTCTATCAAATAAAATCATAAATGTCAAGGAATTCACTGCTTTGGATATTGAAAATGCTAATTTTGAATGGTTGATACCGAATTTCCTTTCAAAACAGAGCTTAAATATGGTATATGCTGGTGCTGGTGCAGGCAAGAGCATGTTTGCTATCCATCTTTGTAATTACTTAGTGAAAAACAATGTTAATCTAGATGAAATTGTTTATATGGATGCTGATAACGGCATTGATATATTACAGAGTAGGCAAGTCGATAAAATTATGGATAATAGCAATGGAAAAATAAAATATATTCTCTCTAACAGCTCGCATAGATTTACTATATTTAAAAAGTTAAACAGAGAATTTAAAGCAGGTGAAATAAAAAATCGACTTATTATTATAGATAGTATTAGAAATTTTATAAAAGGTAGTCTAAGTAAAGATGATAATATAACAAGATTTATGGCAGACCTGCAAGGATTGAGAGACAAGGGTGCTACTATTATATTCCTCCACCACCAACCTAAGCAGGGAATGGATAAAAACGATGAGAATTATAAAGGCGCTACAGCCTTCATGGATAGTGTTGATGAAGCTTACTATTTACAAAACGAAAGTGACAGCTCTATTTCTATCAACGACAATGAAATGATTGTTAGCTTAAAACCAAAGAAAAAGAGAAGCCATACAAAAGAGATGGTTGCTTTAATTGATACCAGGGAATTAGATCTAAAATTTATTGAAGATGATTTTATTGGGCTAAGCGACAAAGAAAAGATATCTTTACAACTGGCACAAGAAATTATTGATCAAAAAGGTGAAATTTGTCAAAGCGATCTTGCAATAGCCATACAAAAACTTGCAAATAAAAACTACTATGAAACGGTTGGACGTAATACGCTTTGGAAATTATTTGACAAATTTGATGGAAAACTTTTTGATATTAAACGATTAAGAGGATATCAAAATTGTAATAAAAAGGTATTTGTGAGCAGAATAATGAATAAAACACCAAAATCAGAACAAGTAAATTTCGACGTTCATAAAATTGAAGTATCAACCAATGATTTTGAAAGTGCAAAAGTAGCCAATAGCAACCAGCTCTCTATAAACAAAAGCAATTTAAAGTTTTTAACTGCCATTCCCGTTAATATTGAGCCTATATCTAATGTTGATCAACATGGGTATTCAACAATACGAGCATCTGTAGGAGGCTATTGTGTAGATATTGAAATAATAAATAACGATCTTGATCCGCTAGTAAATGAGTTAAAACAATGTATAAAGGACTATGATAAGGAAAATTCGTATCCGACGTTTTTTGGCGGCGATGAACTATTAAATATTTTATTAAAAATTAAGACTATCAATGAATTAAAAATAGTTTTAAGAAGTGATGGCTAA
- a CDS encoding DNA-binding protein yields the protein MIDVVDEKIEKKNEFITPEQFEELFGISIDKQTRLRFSVNYTEKRKAKIPPLPYIRIGKRILYRLESVKEWLIEQERR from the coding sequence ATGATTGATGTAGTAGATGAAAAAATAGAAAAAAAGAATGAATTTATTACTCCAGAGCAGTTCGAAGAATTATTTGGAATAAGCATAGATAAACAAACTAGGCTTAGATTTAGTGTAAATTATACTGAGAAACGTAAAGCAAAGATCCCTCCTTTACCATATATAAGAATAGGTAAAAGAATATTATATAGACTGGAGAGTGTAAAAGAATGGTTAATAGAACAGGAAAGAAGATAA
- a CDS encoding S24 family peptidase, whose protein sequence is MTTFDTDIDIAAAISKYNIETDNGKLQIRANSESICTIYDDLYDFANQKESIDPYLQSIKNSFSKLFNLSKPHDYNFITVTNNKATPFATDGDILIIVRDNTPRDNTLLVLRVNNEVLIKYCRINPFNQNLKFFKQR, encoded by the coding sequence TTGACTACTTTTGATACAGATATTGATATAGCTGCTGCAATCAGCAAATATAATATTGAAACCGACAATGGCAAGCTTCAAATAAGAGCTAATTCTGAAAGTATTTGCACAATTTATGATGATCTATATGATTTTGCAAACCAAAAAGAAAGCATTGATCCTTACTTACAAAGTATTAAAAATTCTTTTTCAAAACTATTTAATCTATCAAAGCCACATGACTATAATTTTATTACCGTAACAAACAATAAGGCAACGCCATTCGCAACAGATGGAGATATTTTAATTATTGTAAGAGATAACACCCCAAGAGATAATACCCTCTTAGTTTTAAGAGTTAATAATGAGGTATTAATTAAGTATTGCCGTATAAACCCTTTTAATCAAAACCTTAAGTTTTTCAAGCAAAGATGA
- a CDS encoding S6 family peptidase, which translates to MKNNLSISLVLSSILCSCLDAQVMDIGTNFYRDYLDLAQNKGIFKATDAPLEFAQRNGAKFTFNKIPNNNARNNKGNFTALGRNFVVTANHTLLASAATNFNENRGWFGNTLYEYATNSTQKLYGADTTYLRTSKYIVEGQIDPLDVPNLEISSQDQTKDEANANKIEDRFRDIKNSGGASGENILAYEAGTGSLALEKPKSDSDGFAEVMSATEFEHQNIVNNALGASVNEIGVAYSAVYKSHYSSVSKPGVYLFMTSNRGFRNRLLPGDSGSGFFVYDTVAQKWVLVGVLTGVEDNKNYASIVTARDFNDYKKGYENLVSGVNVLGNALVQNKDNIFSSANGSNITLSTNLDLGHGGIVVNSGDFTLNSTNGSKIAKFAGFDIARGASLNLNVTSDTSVHKLGKGSLIVSSSGNKPLRLGDGVVELRALNAFDKIYLTSGRGLLRLGVNENLNDKIFFGNGGGALDLNGFDQTFNNISANSSDAKITNENSQRATLTINGESGKDTIFHASIDKNIELKHSGQGKELVFDVGFDIDGALSLEDAKVTLQGHPKTHAIGDASVLTPLAKSKIAATGLSEPAYMDLTRPSTLSQPDWDERKFSAKDGVKLKSTELTIGKDAKLNGDITAKNSVINLSGELTHYIDKFDGSNTYDDGLKYRQDIESRKLLVKDVKFDNKIVMDSDSLLKVGGGTTKLKELVINGKDTPLAKDVLLGDGKFEVENLEVSGAQKLGFEPDSVVKKSLKIKSFGSENEPVLDFKKVLTLGAGMKFDVDFTAALKGGMALDKTYTLVSAQSIINEGAIFNNEQKFGDLFMTYAINGGNIVMKLSDKKGENPSVSPNIVQERVSKFSQRENKILSMLKGTPEFVQAISSGDDEALRKLVQKADKEMKEISTSALKVSIKALQNSNELMNSRLFQVTQLRAKADISQFKLAGLESDIMPSAKMAYEAAEASRERNNFWANVNGAYFKDKISDGDLKFYGTNIGYDRGYDEFILGVSAGVSKAKFSSDILKDDAKIYSFGAYGLFERGPHEIQSNLNFAFISSKRSLDEAQKASIKGRGILSSNYYKYKISLSKSGEFEQSIKPLLALELGANGTDGFKNDRYDQKSTNDFNVAVAAGVEYALNSDKNAFSVQFLVKQSVYNSEDKSYVSLNNSNEYVDYKLDNNKLSYKLTLNSDTKLSENLVLSSQLSGMLDNDKNYGISGGLKIEYKF; encoded by the coding sequence TTGAAAAATAATCTTAGTATTTCTCTTGTTTTATCAAGCATTTTATGTAGCTGCTTAGATGCTCAGGTCATGGATATAGGGACAAATTTTTATAGAGATTACCTTGATCTTGCGCAAAACAAAGGCATCTTTAAAGCCACAGACGCTCCACTAGAATTTGCCCAAAGAAACGGCGCTAAATTTACGTTTAATAAGATCCCAAACAACAACGCAAGAAATAATAAAGGCAACTTTACTGCGCTTGGGCGAAATTTTGTGGTGACGGCAAATCACACACTTCTTGCCTCAGCTGCTACAAATTTTAATGAAAACAGAGGCTGGTTTGGCAATACGCTTTATGAATACGCGACAAATTCTACACAAAAACTTTATGGCGCAGACACAACGTATCTTCGCACTTCAAAATACATAGTCGAAGGGCAGATCGATCCTTTGGATGTGCCAAATTTGGAGATCTCTAGCCAAGATCAAACAAAAGATGAGGCTAATGCAAACAAGATAGAAGATCGTTTTAGAGATATAAAAAATAGCGGCGGAGCTAGCGGCGAGAACATCCTTGCATACGAGGCTGGCACAGGCTCACTTGCCCTTGAAAAGCCAAAAAGCGATTCAGATGGCTTTGCTGAGGTGATGAGCGCTACTGAGTTTGAGCACCAAAATATAGTAAATAACGCACTTGGCGCAAGCGTAAATGAGATTGGAGTAGCGTACTCGGCAGTTTATAAGAGCCATTACTCAAGTGTAAGTAAGCCCGGGGTCTATCTATTTATGACTTCAAACAGAGGCTTTAGAAATAGACTTTTGCCAGGAGATAGCGGCTCTGGGTTTTTTGTCTATGACACGGTAGCTCAAAAATGGGTCTTAGTAGGCGTTTTAACCGGAGTTGAGGATAATAAAAACTACGCTTCTATCGTTACTGCAAGAGATTTTAACGACTATAAAAAAGGGTATGAAAATTTAGTAAGTGGCGTAAATGTCCTAGGTAACGCGCTAGTGCAAAATAAAGATAATATATTTAGTAGCGCAAATGGCTCAAATATCACGCTAAGCACTAACCTAGACTTAGGACATGGCGGTATCGTCGTAAATAGTGGCGACTTTACTCTAAATAGCACAAATGGTAGCAAGATAGCGAAATTTGCAGGTTTTGACATAGCTCGGGGCGCTAGTTTAAATTTAAACGTCACTTCAGACACAAGCGTGCATAAGCTAGGCAAAGGCAGCTTGATAGTAAGCTCAAGTGGCAACAAACCACTAAGGCTAGGCGATGGCGTGGTTGAGCTAAGGGCTTTAAACGCCTTTGATAAAATTTATCTAACAAGTGGCAGAGGGCTCTTAAGGCTTGGCGTGAATGAAAATTTAAATGATAAAATTTTCTTTGGCAATGGTGGCGGAGCACTTGATCTAAATGGCTTTGATCAGACTTTTAACAATATATCAGCTAACTCAAGCGATGCGAAGATAACAAATGAAAACTCACAAAGGGCGACGCTTACTATAAACGGCGAAAGTGGCAAAGATACGATATTTCACGCAAGCATTGATAAAAATATAGAGCTAAAACATAGCGGGCAGGGCAAGGAGCTTGTTTTTGACGTGGGATTTGACATTGATGGTGCTTTGAGCCTAGAAGATGCCAAGGTTACGCTCCAAGGTCATCCAAAGACGCACGCCATTGGCGATGCTAGCGTTTTAACTCCCCTAGCAAAGAGCAAGATAGCCGCAACTGGTCTAAGCGAGCCAGCCTATATGGATCTAACTCGCCCATCCACACTCTCTCAGCCTGATTGGGACGAGAGAAAATTTAGTGCAAAAGATGGCGTAAAGCTTAAATCAACAGAGCTTACCATAGGTAAAGATGCTAAGCTAAATGGCGACATCACAGCTAAAAACTCGGTCATAAATTTAAGTGGCGAGCTAACTCACTATATAGATAAATTTGATGGCTCAAACACCTATGATGATGGTTTAAAGTATCGCCAGGATATTGAGAGCAGAAAATTACTCGTTAAAGACGTTAAATTTGACAATAAAATCGTCATGGATAGCGATAGTCTGCTAAAAGTAGGAGGCGGTACAACTAAGCTAAAAGAGCTAGTTATAAACGGCAAAGATACGCCTTTAGCTAAAGATGTGCTCTTAGGCGATGGTAAATTTGAGGTAGAAAATTTAGAGGTTAGTGGCGCGCAAAAGCTTGGCTTTGAGCCTGATAGTGTCGTAAAAAAGAGCCTAAAGATAAAGAGCTTTGGCAGTGAAAATGAGCCAGTACTTGACTTTAAAAAGGTCTTAACCCTTGGCGCTGGGATGAAATTTGATGTTGATTTTACTGCAGCACTTAAAGGCGGCATGGCGCTTGATAAAACATATACTTTAGTAAGCGCACAAAGCATCATAAATGAGGGCGCTATCTTTAACAACGAGCAAAAATTCGGGGATTTGTTTATGACCTATGCCATAAATGGTGGCAATATAGTGATGAAGCTAAGTGACAAAAAGGGAGAAAATCCATCCGTTTCGCCAAATATAGTACAAGAGAGGGTTTCTAAATTTAGCCAAAGAGAAAATAAAATCCTAAGCATGCTAAAAGGCACGCCTGAATTTGTGCAAGCAATCTCGAGCGGTGACGACGAGGCGCTAAGAAAACTGGTGCAAAAAGCAGATAAAGAGATGAAAGAAATTTCTACTTCAGCTCTTAAAGTGAGCATAAAAGCTTTGCAAAACAGCAATGAGCTGATGAACTCTAGGTTATTTCAGGTCACGCAGCTAAGGGCAAAGGCTGATATCTCGCAGTTTAAGCTAGCTGGACTTGAAAGCGACATCATGCCAAGTGCGAAGATGGCTTACGAAGCAGCAGAAGCTAGCAGGGAGAGAAACAACTTCTGGGCAAATGTAAATGGTGCTTATTTTAAAGATAAAATAAGCGATGGCGACCTTAAATTTTATGGTACAAATATCGGCTATGACAGAGGTTATGACGAGTTTATCTTAGGTGTAAGCGCTGGAGTAAGCAAGGCTAAATTTAGCTCAGATATATTAAAAGACGATGCTAAAATTTATAGTTTTGGTGCGTATGGGCTTTTTGAAAGGGGACCTCATGAGATACAAAGCAATCTAAATTTTGCCTTTATAAGCTCAAAACGCAGCCTAGATGAGGCGCAAAAAGCTAGTATAAAAGGCAGAGGCATCCTCTCAAGCAACTACTATAAATATAAAATTTCACTCTCTAAAAGTGGCGAGTTTGAGCAAAGCATAAAGCCTCTACTTGCGCTAGAGCTTGGCGCTAACGGCACTGATGGATTTAAAAATGACCGATATGATCAAAAGAGCACCAATGACTTTAATGTGGCTGTGGCAGCAGGAGTAGAATATGCTTTAAACAGCGATAAAAACGCATTTAGCGTGCAATTTTTAGTAAAACAAAGTGTATATAACTCAGAAGATAAGTCTTATGTTTCACTTAATAATTCAAATGAGTATGTTGATTACAAACTTGATAACAATAAGCTAAGCTACAAGCTTACTTTAAACTCAGATACCAAGCTTAGCGAAAATTTGGTTCTCTCTTCTCAGCTAAGTGGCATGCTTGATAATGATAAAAACTACGGCATAAGTGGTGGTTTAAAGATCGAGTATAAATTTTAA
- a CDS encoding sensor histidine kinase, which translates to MLLRIKQTLANIPITARVTLWYSFFIIVIVSALVAISAVVADEVFEDVSQKKLAKSVTKIANDMDEFEPYDDGIFFIKYNAKGDVVGGLAPKHFQISLKMNSGAVRLYENGENRFYYYDIAAKGKELWVRGVINAEKFFKKEGLFLLALGVFVPVLFAFVLYGGYKTIKNAMKPVSTMSKTALEIGSNQDFSKRIDLPAGKDELHALASVFNQMLDSLEKVYQSEKQLTSDVSHELRTPLSVIMAESDYAASYAQNLDEAKESLEVISRQSRKITSLIDQILELSRLEAGRNLELKGINLSSILQNLASDYEKLANAKGLKFSYEIAPEIEILGDELMISRLVDNLLSNALKFAEAKIELNLTLTKTHAFLSVKDDGLGISKKDIELIWNKFYQVESSRNKSQNRGSGLGLAIAANIAKIHGAKLGVKSEAGAGSEFWAEFELVNLK; encoded by the coding sequence ATGTTGTTAAGGATTAAGCAAACGCTTGCAAACATCCCAATAACGGCGCGCGTAACGCTTTGGTACTCGTTTTTTATCATCGTTATCGTATCAGCTCTTGTTGCCATCTCTGCGGTCGTGGCGGATGAAGTTTTTGAGGATGTGAGCCAAAAAAAGCTAGCCAAATCAGTCACCAAAATAGCCAATGATATGGATGAGTTTGAGCCATATGATGATGGGATATTTTTTATAAAATATAACGCAAAAGGCGATGTAGTCGGTGGTCTAGCACCAAAACACTTTCAAATTTCACTTAAAATGAACAGCGGTGCGGTGCGCCTTTATGAAAACGGCGAAAACCGCTTTTACTACTACGATATCGCAGCTAAAGGCAAAGAGCTCTGGGTCAGAGGCGTGATAAATGCGGAGAAATTTTTCAAAAAAGAGGGGCTATTTTTACTAGCGCTTGGCGTTTTTGTGCCGGTTTTATTTGCCTTTGTGCTTTATGGTGGCTATAAAACGATAAAAAACGCGATGAAGCCAGTTTCTACGATGTCAAAAACTGCCCTTGAGATAGGTAGTAACCAGGACTTTTCAAAGCGCATAGACCTGCCTGCTGGCAAAGACGAGCTACACGCACTTGCAAGTGTTTTTAACCAGATGCTTGACTCCCTCGAAAAGGTCTATCAAAGCGAAAAGCAGCTCACCTCAGACGTCTCTCACGAGCTGCGAACGCCGCTATCCGTCATCATGGCTGAGAGTGACTATGCCGCGAGCTACGCGCAAAATTTAGACGAGGCCAAGGAATCACTGGAGGTCATCTCTAGGCAGTCAAGGAAAATAACCTCGCTGATAGATCAAATTTTGGAGCTTTCAAGACTGGAAGCTGGCAGAAATTTGGAGCTAAAAGGTATAAATTTAAGCTCAATCTTGCAAAATTTAGCCAGCGACTATGAGAAGCTAGCAAATGCAAAGGGGCTGAAATTTAGCTACGAGATCGCACCAGAGATTGAAATCTTAGGCGATGAGCTGATGATATCTAGGCTGGTGGATAACCTTTTAAGCAATGCACTAAAATTTGCAGAAGCTAAGATTGAGCTAAATTTAACCCTCACAAAAACGCATGCATTTTTGTCTGTAAAAGACGATGGCTTAGGCATCTCTAAAAAAGATATCGAGCTAATCTGGAATAAATTTTATCAAGTTGAAAGCTCAAGAAATAAAAGCCAAAACAGAGGTAGCGGTCTTGGTCTTGCCATCGCTGCAAATATAGCTAAAATTCATGGCGCAAAGCTTGGTGTAAAAAGCGAAGCAGGAGCTGGAAGCGAATTTTGGGCAGAATTTGAGCTTGTAAATTTAAAATAA
- a CDS encoding response regulator transcription factor produces the protein MKILVVEDEKDLNSVITRHLKKNGYSVDSAFNGEEAMDFTAVAHYDLIVLDLMMPVMDGLTFLQKSRAAKLATPVLILTAKDDVDDVVKGLDAGADDYLVKPFDFKELLARVRTLIRRNSGNATSEIYAGELKIDLSKKSVEFSGEQIELTGKEYEILEFLMLNKGRILTRDQIKEHVWDFDYTGGSNVIDVLIKNIRKKLGECDMIQTKRGLGYVVKD, from the coding sequence ATGAAAATTTTAGTCGTCGAGGACGAAAAAGACCTAAATAGCGTCATCACAAGGCACCTTAAGAAAAACGGATATAGCGTCGATAGCGCGTTTAATGGCGAGGAGGCGATGGACTTTACTGCGGTGGCGCACTACGATCTCATCGTGCTTGATCTTATGATGCCAGTGATGGACGGACTTACATTTTTGCAAAAGTCTCGCGCCGCAAAGCTAGCGACCCCTGTGCTGATACTAACGGCAAAAGACGATGTGGACGACGTTGTAAAGGGGCTTGACGCGGGCGCGGATGATTATTTAGTAAAGCCATTTGACTTTAAGGAGCTGCTAGCTAGAGTGCGCACGCTCATTCGCCGAAATAGCGGCAATGCGACTAGTGAAATTTACGCAGGTGAGCTAAAGATCGACCTTTCTAAAAAGTCTGTAGAATTTAGCGGCGAGCAGATCGAGCTAACTGGCAAAGAGTATGAAATTTTAGAGTTTTTGATGCTAAACAAGGGCAGAATTCTAACTCGCGACCAGATCAAAGAGCACGTCTGGGACTTTGACTACACGGGCGGTTCAAACGTCATCGACGTGCTTATAAAAAACATAAGAAAAAAGCTTGGCGAGTGTGATATGATCCAGACTAAAAGAGGACTTGGCTATGTTGTTAAGGATTAA